The following are encoded in a window of Phaseolus vulgaris cultivar G19833 chromosome 3, P. vulgaris v2.0, whole genome shotgun sequence genomic DNA:
- the LOC137807489 gene encoding EG45-like domain containing protein — protein MPPTTLHFFSSFFLLFITLPHHSNADVGTSSRYSPPYLPSGCYGTEATQFPSSNLFAAAGDGIWDNGAACGRQYLVRCISAEEPRTCIPDLSIQIKIVDYAASLVSPPSTAGTTMVLSDKAFGTIANASATVINIEFQQV, from the exons ATGCCACCAACAACACttcactttttttcttctttcttccttcttttcaTAACTCTCCCGCACCACTCCAACGCTGACGTCGGCACCTCTTCCCGTTACTCCCCTCCATATTTAC CCTCGGGGTGTTACGGCACCGAAGCCACGCAGTTTCCGTCGAGTAATCTTTTTGCGGCGGCCGGAGATGGAATATGGGACAATGGAGCGGCGTGTGGGAGGCAGTACCTAGTGAGGTGTATAAGTGCAGAGGAACCTAGAACTTGCATTCCCGACCTGAGTATTCAGATTAAGATTGTTGATTACGCCGCATCTTTGGTGTCGCCGCCCTCCACCGCCGGCACAACCATGGTTCTTTCCGATAAGGCTTTCGGGACTATAGCCAATGCATCTGCCACCGTGATCAATATAGAGTTCCAACA GGTCTGA
- the LOC137807491 gene encoding uncharacterized protein gives MKGEVQLQPPPVMQNPSDSDPLLLNQEEDDESPGSSGEIKDDEEDVEAGLLPCCRICLESDSDPEDELISPCMCKGTQQFVHRSCLDHWRSVKEGFAFSHCTTCKAQFHLRVELFEDNSWRKIKFRLFVARDVFLVFLAVQTVIAAIGGFAYIMDKDGSFRNSFDDGWDKILSRHPIPFYYCIGVLAFFVLIGFFGLILHCSSLNTNDPRMAGCQNCCYGWGILDCFPASMEACFALVVVFVVIFAILGIAYGFLAATMAIQRIWQRHYHILTKRELTKEYIVEDLRGCYFPPKLDPEHEGRLKMLKLL, from the exons ATGAAGGGGGAAGTACAGCTTCAGCCTCCACCGGTTATGCAAAACCCTAGTGATTCGGACCCTTTGCTCCTTAACCAGGAGGAGGACGATGAGTCGCCGGGAAGCTCTGGTGAGATCAAGGATGACGAAGAAGACGTTGAGGCAGGCTTACTCCCCTGTTGTCGAATTTGCCTCGAAAGCGATTCTGACCCAG aGGATGAATTGATATCTCCATGCATGTGCAAAGGTACTCAACAGTTTGTTCATCGCTCATGTCTTGATCATTGGCGCTCTGTAAAG GAAGGATTTGCCTTCTCACACTGCACCACCTGCAAAGCCCAATTTCATCTTAGAGTTGAATTATTTGAGGACAACTCTTGGCGTAAAATAAAGTTCAGGCTTTTTGTGGCAAGGGATGTTTTCCTTGTTTTTCTGGCTGTACAGACT GTGATTGCAGCTATTGGTGGCTTTGCGTACATCATGGACAAAGATGGTTCCTTCAGGAACTCATTTGATGATGGCTGGGATAAGATACTGTCAAGGCATCCAATTCCgttttattattgtattg GAGTGCTGGCCTTCTTTGTACTGATTGGGTTTTTCGGTCTCATACTGCACTGCTCCTCCCTCAATACCAATGACCCCAGAATGGCTGGTTGTCAGAACTGTTGTTATGGATGGGGCATTCTGGATTGCTTTCCCGCTTCCATGGAGGCATGCTTTGCCCTTGTGGTTGTTTTCGTTGTCATCTTTGCAATTCTTGGTATAGCGTATGGTTTTCTTGCTGCCACCATGGCCATTCAAAGAATTTGGCAGAGGCACTACCATATCCTCACCAAGAGGGAGCTTACAAAG GAATACATAGTAGAGGATCTTCGTGGCTGTTATTTCCCACCAAAGTTGGACCCAGAACATGAAGGCCGCTTGAAAATGCTCAAGCTTTTGTGA